The following DNA comes from Bryobacteraceae bacterium.
CTCCCGCAAGCTCGATCGCAGCGCCGCGAGCCCCGCTTCCACCGCCCTTTCTCTTTCGGCAAGCGCGGCGCAGGCCCCGCACTCCCTTGCGTGCGCGTCCAAATCCGGGTTCACTCCCGATTCCAATTTCCGCTCGAACTCATCGCACGTCATCGTGCCCCCTTTCCCTCCGGCCGGAGATGCTCGAGCTTCGCCGCCAACATCCGCCGCGCTCGATGCAGCCGGGACCGCACGGTCCCGATGGGACAATCGAGCACTTGGGCCGCCATCTCGTAGTCCACCTCTTCGAGTTCACACAACACCACCGCCTCCCTATAATTCGCCGGCAGCGACATCACCGCCTTCCGCACCTCCGCCGCCATACGCTCACGTTCGAACGCCGGCGCCGCGTCTCGATCAACCGCCGGTCCCCTGTCGTCCACGTTTACGCGCCCCTGCCTGCCCTCTGCATTCAGGAGCCGCAGGATCTTGTGCCGTGCGATGCCCAAAAGCCAAGCTTGAACCGTGCCCCGCGAACGGTCGTAGTTCGAGGCCTGCTTCATCACGGCCACAAACGTCTCCTGCGTCGCCTCCTCGGCAAGCGACGCAGATCCGCACATCGCAAGGCCAAACCGATAGACCGCCGCCGCGTGGCTCCGGTACAACGATGTCCAGGCCTCGCTGTCGCCACGGACGATCGCCGCCAGGATCGTCTCGCCGGCCGCGGGTCCGTTCATCCTTCAACGCCTCGCATTCTCACAGGGTATTGTCCGCGACCGCTCGGAAAGTTCCCGAATCTTTGCACGCTTCGCCGCGGTACCGTTACGGGCAAGACCAAAGGACCGTCAACAGCACCCGGCTGATCCTGCCATACTTGGAAAGACGTTCGAACCGGTCTGCCGGCTTTCCCTTTCGACGATGGAACACCCGCGTAACAGCGTTTCTCCGCAGCTCGCCGTTCTGCTCCTGGCTGCGATCGCCGCGGCCGCGGTCCTCGCCGTCTGGAGTTTCCTTCGTCTCATCCACGGATTTGAGCCTCCAGCCGACATCCCGGCCGCTGCCCTCGCGGACCGCATTGACACCGTTGTCGAACAGCTTCGTTCCGATCCCGACACGGACGCCCGGCCCAACCCAATCCGTGCCGCTCAAGCCGCATCGGATCTGGAGGCGCGCCGCGCCTGGATGGCCGATGACGTTTGGCGGCTCTGCCAGGTCCGCGACGCGGCCACGCCTGTGCTCGCCGGCGTTGCGTCGCTGCCACCCTCGCTTGCTTCCGCGCTCGAACCCGCCGGCCGCGCCTCCGCCGCACTCGACAAAGCGTGCGCGCTACGCAGCCAGTTCGCCTACGAAACCGATTTCGATTCGCTCCGCATGTCGAGCCACGAGTTTGAGACGCGTCGCGACGAGGCTGCGTCCGCGCTCGAAACCACCTCCGCCCGCTTGCGTCTCGCCACCCCGCGACGCGGAAACAGCGACCCCGGCAAAGCTCACGCCATCGTCGGGCTATTTACGGCCTTGCTCTCCCTCGTTGGACTAACCCTCGCGCTCCTCGCGCGCATGCCTACACCGAACGGCGCCGCCCTCCGTCATGATCCACACACTACCGGAACGCCAACGCTGCGTGACTTCGGCAACGAGCTGACCATCATCGCCGGCTACACGGACCTCGCACTCGACTCGCTTCCCACCGATCACCCCAACCGGAGCGATCTCGAACAGGCGCGCGAGTCCGTTCATCGGGCGGAACGCACACTTCGCAATCTGGCGCGGGAACACGAACTGGATGAATCTTTGGAGAGGGCGGACCGGACGGTCTAGGGTATTGAGAATGGAGCGGGAGACGGGATTCGAACCCGCGACATCAACCTTGGCAAGGTTGCACTCTACCAGCTGAGTTACTCCCGCGTTGCCAATCCCTCCCATTGTGGACCGAAGCGAACCGAATTGTCAAATGAACCAGTAAATCCTATGTTTTCCAACCTGTTACAAAACTGCAAAACTCTTGTTGGGAACCCTCCCGATTCGTGTTACACTACAACGCGGGTTTGATTGGCTTCACCCAGAGCCACTCAACACCAGCTCGGAGACAAAACCAAGCAACACCGGGAACGTCCGTTTTCCACAGCGCTGTGGAAAACCTGTGAGAAAGCTTCGCCCGGGGGGCGGTCTCGTGTTGCAAAACAACGGGGTGTCAAACCCTGAATCCCGGAGATGCCTGACATGGACGATTGGGAACGAATCAAACGGTGCCTCGGAGCAAGACTGCCATCGGAGGCCTTCGAGAGTTGGTTTGCGGCGACCCGCCTGCTCGGAGAGAAAGATGGGGAATTGCTGGTCTCAGTCCCAAACGCAGAGACGCGAGATTGGATCCTGTCTGAGCTTCAAACCGAGGTCATGGCCGCCGCCCGGGAACTCGGCCTTCCCTATGAAGCCGTCGGTTTCGTCGTTTCCACCCCCTCCACCAACGGCAATCACACCTACTCGCTGCCAACCGGAGAACGCATCAGCCCGGCCGGATTCGACCAACCGCAGGAGGCATCATTCGGGCCCCGCAGCGAGCCCATCAACCCGCGGCACAGTTTCGACAGTTTCGTCGTTGGAAGTTGCAACCAGTTCGCCCACGCCGCCGCACTCGCCGTGGCGGAACAGCCCGCCCGCCGCTACAATCCACTGTTCATTTACGGTGGCAGCGGTCTCGGGAAGACCCACCTGATTCAGGCCATCGGCCGCGCCCTCTCGGATAGATACGCCGCCACGCGCGTGGTCTACACCACCGGCGAGCGCTTCATGAATCAGCTCATCTACTGCATCCGGCACGACGCGATGCAGAGCTTTCACCGCTACTATCGGTCCGCCGACGTCCTGCTCGTCGACGACGTCCACGGCGTCGCGGGGAAAGAGCGAACACAAGAAGAGTTCTTCCACACTTTCAACGAACTCTACGATCACCAGAAGCAGATCGTCCTCACGAGCGATTCTCCTCCCAAAGACACCAAGGGCCTTGTCGACCGCCTTCGCACCCGCTTCGAATGGGGCCTCATGGTCGACATGCAAGCACCCGATCTTGAAACGAAGCTGGCCATCCTCGACAAGAAGGCCGAAGCAGAAGGAATCCACCTCCCCGACGACGTTCGCATTTTCCTGGCTACTCGCGTCCGCTCGAACGTACGCGAACTCGAGGGAGCCCTGGTCGGCCTCATGGCCACCTCCGAGGTTACCCGGTCACCGATCACGATCGACATGGCCAAGCAGGCTTTCCGCAACATGGCCGTTTCCGTCGAGCGAAAGATCACCTTGGAAGCCATCGTTAAAAGGGTTTCGGACCACTTCAACCTCACCCCGGCCCAGCTCAAATCGAAAACGAACCAGCGCCAGATTGCGCACCCCCGCCAGATCGCCATGGCAATCGCCAAAGAACTCACCAGCGCTTCTCTCCCGGAAATCGGACGCGCCTTCGGCGGCAAGCATCACACCACGGTGCTTCATTCGGTATCGAAAATAGAGCGTCTTCGTCAATCCGACCCGGACCTCCACAAGCTCATCCAGAGCCTAATCGACTCATTGTGAAGGACATCCTGAGGATTTCCACAACCACCCCCGTGGAACCCTGCGCATATCCGGTGAACACCTTAGCCAACCTTGGATTCCGCACAATCCGCCAAACCGTTTCCCACAACCTTCCCGAGACGCCAAGCCGTTGGATTTTGTATAATTTAGGTAGGATATCAACACTTCCACAGGCCCTATGACTACGGTCTTCTATTCTTCTCTTTCACATTCAAACCAGGAACAGAGACCGAAACGGCCCTGACCGCCACTACACACACGATCGAGGAACTGGGACACGCTCATGGAATTCACGGTTGCAAAGTCCGATCTGGTTCGGGAGCTTGCGCTGACGCAAGGCGTCGTCGAAAAACGGACCACGATTCCGATTCTTTCCAATCTACTGATCGAAGCGTCGCAGGATCGCGTGCAATTCACCGCCACGGATCTCGAATTGGCCGTGCGTTGCTCGTGTCCGGCCGCGGTGAAAAAGACCGGCTCGGGAACAATCCCAGCCAAGCGTTTCCTCGACTATGTTCGCCTCCTGCCGGATGCCGAACTCCAGATCAAATTCGGAGACAACCAGTGGGTCTCCATCGTGTGCGGGCGCTCGCGCACGAAAATCGCCGGCATGTCGCGCGAAAGCTATCCGGAACTCCCCGAGATGGGCGACAAGCTTGCTGACATTCCCGCCGCTCAGTTCGCGAGCATGATCCAGCAGACGATCTTCGCCATCTCGGCGGAAGAGTCGCGCTTCACGCTGAACGGCGCTCTCCTCCTGCTGCGCCCGGAGTCGCTCGTCATGGTCTCCACGGATGGGCACCGCCTGGCGTTGGTGGAACGGCCGATGGCGCTTGGTCCGGGCGCTTCCTACCGCGCGCTGCTTCCTCGCAAGGCGATGACCGAGCTCCTCAAACTCGCCGCCGAAGCTTCCGAAAACGCAATGTTTCAATTCGGCGCGACCGACAACCACCTGTTCTTCCAGTTGGGTGACCGCCTCCTCATCAGCCGCAAGCTAACCGGCAACTTCCCCGACTACGAACGCGTCCTGCCCAAGCAGCAGCCCCACTCGATCACAATCAACCGCGACGAGTTTCGCTCTACTCTCGAGCGGGTGGCGCAATTCTCCGACGAGCGCTCGCACGCCGTTCGCATTCGCATTGAACCGGGCGAGCTCAAGGTATTCTCTTCCCTGTCCGAAACCGGCGAAAGCGAAGAGAGCCTCACGGCCACCTACGACGGCCCGACCACCGAAATCGGATTCAACGCTTTCTACGTTCTCGAATTCCTTCGCGCCTCTCCCGAACAGCAAATCCAGTTCATCTTCAAGGATTCGGCCAGCGCCGGCGAACTCCAGCCGGGAGGCGAGGACGTCAACTATACCTATCGCTACGTGATCATGCCGATGCGAATCTGATGCCATCCGGCGCCGCGGCGAACCCCAGATATCACCCAAGAAAGACTCTATGGCTGACGCAGTATACGATTCCTCCAGTATCAAAGTTCTCGAAGGCCTGGAAGCCGTCCGGCTCCGGCCGGCGATGTACATCGGCTCCACGCGCGAGCAGGGATTGCACCACCTGGTGTACGAAGTCGTCGACAACTCCGTGGACGAGGCTCTGGCCGGCTATTGCGACCGCGTCGACGTCACCATTCACATCGACAATTCCCTCACTGTTCAGGACAACGGCCGCGGGATCCCCGTCGACATCCACAAAGACGAAGGAGTGTCGGCGGCGCAGGTAGTGATGACCAAACTCCACGCCGGCGGCAAGTTCGATTCATCGAGCTACAAGGTTTCGGGCGGACTCCATGGCGTCGGCGTTTCGTGCGTGAATGCCCTCTCTGACTGGCTGCGGCTCGAAATCTGGCGCGGCGGCGCAACCTGGGAGCAGGAATACGAGCGCGGTCTTCCCAAGGGCGTGCTGACTCAGACCGGAAAGGCCGGCCGCAAAACCGGCACCCGAATCACGTTCCATCCCGACCCTACCGTGATGGAGGCGACGGTCTTCAACTACGACACCCTCTCTGAGCGTCTCCGCCAGTTGGCGTTCCTCAACAAGGGCCTGACGATCGTCCTCACCGACGAGCGAACAGACGCCGCCAAGTCCCACGAGTTCCACTTCAAGGGCGGCATCGCCGAGTTTGTCAGCATGTTGAACCGGGGCAAGAACATCCTGCACGACAAGCCCATCTACTTCGAGGGCGAGCGCGATCTGCCGAACGGCGGCAAGCTCGTCATGGAAGTGGCGCTTCAGTACAACGACGGCTATTCGGATCTGATCTACAGCTTCGCGAACAATATCAACACCGTCGACGGCGGCACGCACCTCTCCGGTTTCCGCTCGGCGCTCACGCGCACGATCAACGCCTACGGCCAGTCGTCGGGCATCATCAAGGACAAGGACAAGGAATCCGTTACCGGCGACGACGTTCGCGAGGGCCTGATCGCCGTGGTCAGCGTGAAGATTCCCCAGCCGCAGTTCGAAGGGCAGACCAAGGGCAAGCTCAACAGCGACATCGAAGGCGACGTCCGCAAGCTCGTCAACGATCGTTTGGGCGAGTTCTTCGATAAGAACCCGTCGGTGATGAAAAAAATCGTGGGCAAGGCGATCGAGGCGGCCCGAGCCCGCGAAGCCGCCCGCAAGGCGCGCGACCTGACTCGCCGCAAAGGAGCGCTCGATTCCGGCGGCCTGCCCGGCAAGCTCGCCGATTGCCAGGAGCGCGACCCCGAGCGTTGTGAGTTGTTCCTCGTCGAGGGTGAGTCGGCCGGCGGCACCGCCAAGAGCGGCCGCGACCGGCGGTACCAGGCGATTCTCCCGTTGAAGGGCAAAATCCTCAACGTCGAAAAGGCCCGGTATGACAAGATGCTGAGCCACGACGAAATCAGGGCGATGATCACCGCCATCGGAACGGGCATTGGCAAGGACGATTTCGATATCACCCGGCTGCGTTACGGCAAGATCATCATCATGACCGACGCCGACGTGGACGGCTCGCACATCCGCACCCTGCTGCTTACCTTCTTCTTCCGGCACATGCAGGAGCTCATCACGCGCGGCCACGTTTTCGTCGCGCAGCCGCCGCTCTACCGGATCAAGAAAGGTAAGAGCGAGAAGTACATCAAGGACGACAAGGAATTCAACAAGGAGATCCTGCGCCGCGCCACCGAGAACGTCACCGTGCAATACGGCGTGAACGGCTCGTCCTCCACGCTCGAAGGAACCGCGATGAGGAACTTCCTGAACACGCTCGACGAGCGCGACCAGTACATGAGCCGCGTGGAGCGCCTCCTGCGCGACCCTCGGATCGTGGAACTGCTGAGCACCACCGATCCCGCGGCGTCGTTCGAAACCAAGGCGGACTTTCAGGAAAAGGAACGAGTGGAGCGGCTGCTGGCGGCGATCAAGGCGCTCCAGGTGCAGGCCACCATCGAAGCCGACGAAGAGCATTCCGCGTGGAAGGTGCTATACAACGACCAGACCAACGCGCCCCGTGAGATCGGCATCGGCCTGGCCCAGCGTCCCGAATATCGCCACATGCGCTCGCTGGCGAAGAAAACCGCCGACTTCAACAAACCGCCCTTCCGCGTGATGAAAGAAGACGCCCAGCGCGGAGCCGAACAGCCTTCGTGGCGCGACCTTCTCGGGTTCTTGAAGTCCGAGGGCATGAAGGACGCGCAGATCCAGCGCTACAAAGGGCTGGGTGAGATGAACGCCGAACAGCTCTGGGAAACGACCATGGACGCTGAGAAGCGATCGCTCCTCCGTGTCGAGCTGTCCGATCTCGTCGAGAGCGACGAGATATTCTCGACGCTCATGGGCGATGACGTCGAGAACCGCCGGCGGTTCATCGAAGAGAACGCGCTCGAGGTCCGCAACCTCGACGTGTAGGCTGGGCGCTGTACGATCGTACTGTGCCAACGCTCGCGATCAGCGCCAGGATTGTTGGCCGGCGCACCCCGGCTCTTCAACCCGTCCGGATCCCGGTCGATCGGCCCTTCCGTACGGCTCGGGAACTCATTGAGGCCCTGGTCCGCCAACAGGTATCCGCATTCCGCGACCGCCACCAGGACGCGCGGATGCTCCGGGTTCTCACCGATCGGGAAATCGAAGAGGGGGCCGAGACCGGCCGGCTGGTCTCCGGCGGTGTGGAGTTCGCGCCCCAACCCGTCGATCTGGAGAGTGCAATCCGATCGGCGATCACTGCTTTCGACGACGGTTTCTACTTTCTGTTCGTGAATGACGTTCAGGTGGAGACTCTCGACACGCCGCTTCCCGCGGGCGACCTCGATGCGTTGTTCGTCAGGTTGACGCCCCTCGCCGGAGGTTAGACTTCGCCTTGCTCCTCGACGATGCACTCGTCCCGTTCCAGAATCCGGACGGGCCGGCGGAGGCACGCCAGCGTTGCGCCAAGCTTCCGGAGGCCTCGCGGGCCGCGGCGGAGCTTCTGTTGGACGAAGTCCCCCAAGACGAGGACAGACTTGCGGAGGTCCTCGGGCCACTCGGGGCTAAAGCCCGGAAGGCGCTTATCGCGGCCTTATGCCCAGCCTTCGCCGCGCAGGTGGAGGACGCCTGGTATTTCGTAGCGCTGCTCCCTTACCAGCACGGCTATCTGCGAAAGGCGTTCCGCGCGCCGGCGCAACCGGAGCTCTGCCTCCCCGCCCAAGCCGCCTGGCTCCGGACCATCGTCCGGGCGCTGGTTCCCTTCCAGCACGACCGCGATTTCCTGTTCACTCATGCCGCGCGCGTGTCCTGGGGTTCCGAGGAAGCCGTCGCGATTCTGCTCGCCAGCATGATGCAGGCGCATCGCAAGGAGGACTCAGGCGTCCGTGAAACGCTCGTGGAGATCGTCAACGCGCGGCGCCCCACCGTGAGTCCCTCACGCTACGCGATCAGCGCGCTGCTGAGCACCACACATGGCGATTGGGAAACCGTCATGCGCCTGCTGATCGCCGCGCAACGCCAGGAGGGTCTCCGGCAGGCGATCCTCGAAAGCGCCGACATCGCCCATCCGCGAGCCTTCACGCTGCTCCTCGAGAAGATCGACGAGCACGACCTTACGCGTTTCGCCGCCGTGGCGCGTGCCGTCGGCGTGTGGTTCGGTATCGCCGCCGAGTCGGCCGACGGAAAGAACCTTACACCGATACTCCGCGAGGTTGCCGCATACCTCGCCGAGCCGGAAGAACTCGAATCGAAAATCGGGGACGCCTCCGGACAGGCGCTGTATCTGGCGCTGTGGTGCGTTGCGTTTCGAGATGCCACCCGGGCGGCGGAACTTGCCGCCGAAGCCTTTGGCCGGCCTGCGCCCGACGACCGCATCGCCGCCGTGACCTTGCTCCTGCATCTTCGAACTCCCGACGCCGACCGGCTGCTGGTGAAGGCAACTGCCGACGCCGAGCTTCGTGTCGCGATACCCGCGGCTACTCGATTCGCTGTCTCTTCCGCAAACGACATCAAGATCGATCACGGCGAAGTGTTCGACGCTCTGGAGCGGCTCCTCGAACGGACTCCGGACGAGCGCGACCTCGGCCCAATTCTCTGGGAGTGGAATCGCATCACCGCCCGGCGCGCCGACATTGCCGGCGTGCTTACCGCATATCGCCAGGACCGGCCCATCGAAGACCTCGCGCGTCATCTGTACGAAATGGACACCGGCGGGCGGATCCGCTTTCTCTATTCACTCCGGCCCGACAGCGACGAAACCAGGGCCCTCACACCCGGCGAACGCGACGCCGTGCTCTCGCTGATGCACGACGCGAGCAGCCACGTCCGGCAGCATGCGTTCGTGCTGCTCGAAAAGGAGAAAGTCTCGCCCGCTCAGGCACGGCAACTGGAGCCGCTGCTCAAACGCAAGTCCGCTGACCTCCGCCGCGCCGTTCTGCGCCTGCTTCTCAATCAATCCCCCGGCGACGTCCGCGCCAGTGCCGATCGGCTGTCCGCCTCGAAGGACGCTTTCATGCGGAAGGCGGCCCCGGAACTGCTCGCCGCGCTCGACGAATCGCCCCTGGCCGATACCGTTGCCGGAGGGCTCGGCCTGTTCAACCCCGCCGATCGGACGCCCCCCGCGGCGCTGCGGGCCGGCCTCGAGCCGGACCTCGGCGGCCAATCCACCGCGGCCGCACTGGCGGCGCTCGATGCCCTCGTCGATCAGCACCGCGAAACGGAGATTCCCGGCGACGCCGGTAGCCGCCTGCTCGGCGGGGTCATCTATCTTTCGAAGCCAGCCGATGGCGAGTTCCCGTTGGCCAGGGTCTGGGCGGAATGGCTCGC
Coding sequences within:
- the dnaN gene encoding DNA polymerase III subunit beta, which encodes MEFTVAKSDLVRELALTQGVVEKRTTIPILSNLLIEASQDRVQFTATDLELAVRCSCPAAVKKTGSGTIPAKRFLDYVRLLPDAELQIKFGDNQWVSIVCGRSRTKIAGMSRESYPELPEMGDKLADIPAAQFASMIQQTIFAISAEESRFTLNGALLLLRPESLVMVSTDGHRLALVERPMALGPGASYRALLPRKAMTELLKLAAEASENAMFQFGATDNHLFFQLGDRLLISRKLTGNFPDYERVLPKQQPHSITINRDEFRSTLERVAQFSDERSHAVRIRIEPGELKVFSSLSETGESEESLTATYDGPTTEIGFNAFYVLEFLRASPEQQIQFIFKDSASAGELQPGGEDVNYTYRYVIMPMRI
- the gyrB gene encoding DNA topoisomerase (ATP-hydrolyzing) subunit B is translated as MADAVYDSSSIKVLEGLEAVRLRPAMYIGSTREQGLHHLVYEVVDNSVDEALAGYCDRVDVTIHIDNSLTVQDNGRGIPVDIHKDEGVSAAQVVMTKLHAGGKFDSSSYKVSGGLHGVGVSCVNALSDWLRLEIWRGGATWEQEYERGLPKGVLTQTGKAGRKTGTRITFHPDPTVMEATVFNYDTLSERLRQLAFLNKGLTIVLTDERTDAAKSHEFHFKGGIAEFVSMLNRGKNILHDKPIYFEGERDLPNGGKLVMEVALQYNDGYSDLIYSFANNINTVDGGTHLSGFRSALTRTINAYGQSSGIIKDKDKESVTGDDVREGLIAVVSVKIPQPQFEGQTKGKLNSDIEGDVRKLVNDRLGEFFDKNPSVMKKIVGKAIEAARAREAARKARDLTRRKGALDSGGLPGKLADCQERDPERCELFLVEGESAGGTAKSGRDRRYQAILPLKGKILNVEKARYDKMLSHDEIRAMITAIGTGIGKDDFDITRLRYGKIIIMTDADVDGSHIRTLLLTFFFRHMQELITRGHVFVAQPPLYRIKKGKSEKYIKDDKEFNKEILRRATENVTVQYGVNGSSSTLEGTAMRNFLNTLDERDQYMSRVERLLRDPRIVELLSTTDPAASFETKADFQEKERVERLLAAIKALQVQATIEADEEHSAWKVLYNDQTNAPREIGIGLAQRPEYRHMRSLAKKTADFNKPPFRVMKEDAQRGAEQPSWRDLLGFLKSEGMKDAQIQRYKGLGEMNAEQLWETTMDAEKRSLLRVELSDLVESDEIFSTLMGDDVENRRRFIEENALEVRNLDV
- a CDS encoding RNA polymerase sigma factor; its protein translation is MNGPAAGETILAAIVRGDSEAWTSLYRSHAAAVYRFGLAMCGSASLAEEATQETFVAVMKQASNYDRSRGTVQAWLLGIARHKILRLLNAEGRQGRVNVDDRGPAVDRDAAPAFERERMAAEVRKAVMSLPANYREAVVLCELEEVDYEMAAQVLDCPIGTVRSRLHRARRMLAAKLEHLRPEGKGAR
- the dnaA gene encoding chromosomal replication initiator protein DnaA — protein: MDDWERIKRCLGARLPSEAFESWFAATRLLGEKDGELLVSVPNAETRDWILSELQTEVMAAARELGLPYEAVGFVVSTPSTNGNHTYSLPTGERISPAGFDQPQEASFGPRSEPINPRHSFDSFVVGSCNQFAHAAALAVAEQPARRYNPLFIYGGSGLGKTHLIQAIGRALSDRYAATRVVYTTGERFMNQLIYCIRHDAMQSFHRYYRSADVLLVDDVHGVAGKERTQEEFFHTFNELYDHQKQIVLTSDSPPKDTKGLVDRLRTRFEWGLMVDMQAPDLETKLAILDKKAEAEGIHLPDDVRIFLATRVRSNVRELEGALVGLMATSEVTRSPITIDMAKQAFRNMAVSVERKITLEAIVKRVSDHFNLTPAQLKSKTNQRQIAHPRQIAMAIAKELTSASLPEIGRAFGGKHHTTVLHSVSKIERLRQSDPDLHKLIQSLIDSL